The proteins below come from a single Bacteroidales bacterium WCE2004 genomic window:
- a CDS encoding DNA segregation ATPase FtsK/SpoIIIE, S-DNA-T family: MRFWQSWDEEERAAAVRIAGLCVAALTLFIFISTFSYLFHWREDMSLLGDPDAMQAGRAVGNAAGKLGFRMGHLLVCELFGLGSFSLLIILTAVSVRLLARRWSKSLVKTALIAIFGAFIASIVLAYAGKCAGQELLFGGGLGGHCGAAVVAWAENLFGTIVTGLFLLILTAAFLFFSSKRFNRWFASIGRKKEKPVEPVDAEEAEEEAEEEAQEELEEASDSLAALAEEAVPEGIPDGLLEGEEIPDQVGDDAAAAVAEAALASAEGNFEIVADNGLEAEKVEDLAPIDNRLDPPDGLPKYKFPSLDLLESYSSGRREVSTEELTRNNNKIRAALSNYKIQVTDVKAIVGPTVTLYKVYPAPGVKIADIKKLQEDIALSLNAKGVRVVTLSDAVGIEVANDFSSIVPLKALLNDEAFRSSKADLPVAIGYTITQKVRVFDLADAPHLLIAGATKQGKSVGLNVIVSSLLFSKHPSELKFVFIDPKMVEFSSYGQLLKHYLAVLPDSTDEDDERANAIVKKPKDAEKILRSLCTEMDDRYELLSKAGVNKITLYNEKFKERKLRPDHGHRYLPYLVVVVDEYADLTMTTGASPDARAASRSITNSIIRLAQKGRAAGLHVILATQRPSVDVISGIIKSNFPMRIAFRVASRVDSMTILDAPGAEKLIGRGDMLFSAGIDSERIQCGFISGEEIDAVTEFIGGQVGYGRCYNTPYYLPSPAEPGAEGGEGGGMVDMSKVDERFEEAAKMVVLSQRGSTSDLQRKLGMGYAKAGRVMDQLEAAGIVGPQEGSKPRQVLVPDLNTLEPILDAFLHRI; the protein is encoded by the coding sequence ATGAGATTCTGGCAATCCTGGGACGAAGAAGAGCGGGCCGCAGCGGTGCGGATCGCGGGTCTGTGCGTCGCGGCGCTGACCCTCTTCATCTTCATCTCCACCTTCTCCTACCTCTTCCACTGGCGGGAGGACATGAGCCTGCTGGGCGACCCTGACGCCATGCAGGCGGGCCGGGCCGTAGGCAACGCCGCCGGCAAGCTCGGCTTCCGGATGGGCCACCTGCTGGTGTGCGAGCTGTTCGGCCTGGGCAGCTTCTCGCTGCTGATCATCCTGACGGCCGTGTCCGTGCGCCTGCTGGCGCGCCGCTGGTCGAAATCGCTGGTCAAGACCGCCCTCATCGCCATCTTCGGCGCGTTCATCGCTTCGATCGTCCTCGCCTACGCGGGCAAGTGCGCCGGACAGGAGCTGCTCTTCGGCGGCGGCCTGGGCGGCCATTGCGGCGCCGCGGTCGTGGCCTGGGCCGAGAACCTCTTCGGGACCATCGTCACCGGCCTGTTCCTGCTGATCCTCACGGCCGCCTTCCTGTTCTTCTCCTCCAAGCGTTTCAACCGCTGGTTCGCCTCCATCGGGCGGAAGAAGGAGAAGCCGGTGGAGCCCGTGGACGCGGAAGAAGCCGAAGAGGAGGCCGAGGAGGAAGCGCAGGAGGAGCTGGAGGAAGCCTCCGACTCGCTGGCCGCGCTGGCGGAGGAAGCCGTGCCCGAAGGGATTCCTGACGGGCTGCTGGAGGGGGAGGAGATCCCCGATCAGGTCGGGGATGACGCCGCAGCCGCTGTCGCTGAAGCCGCCCTGGCGTCGGCCGAAGGCAATTTCGAGATTGTCGCCGACAACGGCCTGGAGGCCGAAAAGGTGGAGGACCTGGCGCCCATCGACAACCGCCTGGACCCGCCGGACGGCCTGCCGAAGTATAAATTCCCTTCGCTGGACCTGCTGGAGAGCTATTCCAGCGGCCGCCGCGAAGTGTCCACGGAGGAGCTGACGCGCAACAACAACAAGATCCGCGCGGCCCTGTCCAACTACAAGATCCAGGTCACCGACGTCAAGGCCATCGTGGGCCCGACGGTGACGCTCTACAAGGTGTATCCCGCCCCGGGCGTGAAGATCGCCGACATCAAGAAGCTTCAGGAGGACATCGCCCTGTCGCTCAACGCCAAGGGCGTGCGCGTGGTGACGCTCTCCGATGCCGTGGGCATCGAGGTCGCCAACGACTTCTCCTCGATCGTCCCGCTCAAGGCGCTGCTCAACGACGAGGCCTTCCGCTCCAGCAAGGCCGACCTCCCGGTGGCCATCGGCTACACGATCACGCAGAAGGTCCGCGTGTTCGACCTCGCCGACGCCCCGCACCTGCTGATCGCCGGTGCGACCAAGCAGGGCAAGTCCGTGGGCCTCAACGTCATCGTGTCCTCGCTGCTCTTCAGCAAGCACCCTTCGGAGCTGAAGTTCGTCTTCATCGACCCGAAGATGGTGGAATTCTCGTCCTACGGCCAGCTGCTCAAGCACTACCTCGCCGTGCTGCCGGATTCGACCGACGAAGATGACGAGCGCGCCAACGCCATCGTCAAGAAGCCGAAGGACGCGGAGAAGATCCTGCGCTCGCTGTGCACCGAGATGGACGACCGCTACGAGCTGCTCAGCAAGGCGGGCGTCAACAAGATCACCCTCTACAACGAGAAATTCAAGGAGCGCAAGCTCCGTCCCGACCACGGACACCGCTACCTCCCCTATCTGGTCGTGGTGGTGGACGAATACGCCGACCTGACGATGACCACGGGCGCTTCTCCGGACGCGCGCGCGGCTTCGCGCAGCATCACCAATTCCATCATCCGCCTCGCGCAGAAGGGCCGCGCCGCCGGCCTGCACGTCATCCTGGCGACCCAGCGCCCTTCGGTGGACGTGATCTCGGGTATCATCAAGAGCAACTTCCCGATGCGCATCGCCTTCCGCGTGGCGTCCCGCGTGGACTCGATGACCATCCTCGACGCGCCGGGCGCGGAGAAGCTCATCGGCCGCGGCGACATGCTCTTCTCGGCCGGCATCGACTCGGAACGCATCCAGTGCGGTTTCATCAGCGGCGAGGAGATCGACGCGGTGACGGAGTTCATCGGCGGGCAGGTCGGCTACGGCCGCTGCTACAACACGCCGTACTACCTGCCTTCCCCGGCGGAGCCGGGTGCCGAGGGCGGCGAAGGCGGCGGCATGGTCGACATGAGCAAGGTGGACGAGCGCTTCGAGGAGGCCGCCAA